The Coffea arabica cultivar ET-39 chromosome 3c, Coffea Arabica ET-39 HiFi, whole genome shotgun sequence genome contains a region encoding:
- the LOC113734374 gene encoding UPF0481 protein At3g47200-like, whose amino-acid sequence MSTDATTARISNCIREKLSGLSDTDIRAASNERCIFKLLQREGNLQICVAAMANLEGVAQRWYSDERISHDGDDGFVEMMLLDGCFILELVWKINHPTQSTDGILSGALFIDLLGIENQVPFFILVELFHKTNSNSGASSKFNDLAQRLTDFVILFCDSKENEYVVDDGQVIHLLDLVYKAWTFSYAAKFIALGPWIREDDPFSLYHITSASELQEINGVEFEDSGKGPWLEIIWENGVVKIPRFMVHVDTERLLRNLILYEQHYTRHHEGTREYINDYAIFMGSLINSSRDVEVLRNSRIITNKLNDDQAVSTMFRRVYSMKWKSMPKAVGISGGRSSGGPTSTPPGPPFHLLLQLLRLSSLFSRPCMPSGLRKKISSNKTTKRVISATC is encoded by the exons ATGTCCACCGACGCCACAACTGCCCGAATTTCTAATTGTATCCGTGAAAAGCTTTCTGGGCTATCAGATACTGACATTAGGGCGGCATCAAATGAGCGATGCATATTCAAG CTTCTTCAGCGTGAGGGAAATCTACAGATTTGCGTTGCGGCCATGGCAAATCTTGAAGGAGTAGCTCAGAGGTGGTACTCCGATGAAAGGATCAGTCATGATGGTGACGACGGCTTTGTGGAGATGATGCTTCTTGATGGCTGCTTCATACTCGAGCTGGTATGGAAAATTAATCACCCCACACAATCTACAGATGGCATTTTATCGGGCGCACTATTCATAGACCTATTAGGAATCGAAAATCAAGTCCCTTTCTTCATCCTTGTTGAATTGTTTCACAAGACCAACTCCAACTCTGGTGCCAGCAGCAAATTTAATGATTTGGCTCAGCGTCTAACTGATTTCGTAATTCTTTTTTGTGACAGCAAAGAGAATGAATATGTTGTTGATGATGGTCAGGTCATTCATCTACTTGACCTTGTCTACAAAGCCTGGACCTTTTCGTATGCTGCAAAATTTATTGCTCTTGGTCCATGGATTCGGGAGGATGATCCTTTCTCACTGTATCATATAACTTCTGCCAGTGAATTACAAGAAATTAATGGGGTTGAGTTCGAAGATAGTGGGAAAGGACCATGGCTTGAGATTATTTGGGAAAATGGTGTGGTAAAAATCCCTCGTTTTATGGTCCATGTTGATACAGAACGTCTGCTCAGAAACTTAATTCTCTACGAACAGCATTACACCCGTCATCATGAGGGCACGAGGGAGTATATAAATGATTATGCAATATTCATGGGAAGTCTCATAAATTCTTCTAGGGACGTCGAGGTACTGCGCAACAGTAGAATTATTACCAACAAGTTGAATGATGATCAGGCTGTCTCTACCATGTTTCGTCGGGTGTATTCAATGAAGTGGAAAAGTATGCCAAAAGCCGTTGGCATATCTGGTGGACGAAGCTCAGGAGGACCTACTTCAACACCCCCTGGTCCCCCATTTCATTTGTTGCTGCAGTTGTTGCGCTTATCCTCACTTTTCTCCAGACCTTGTATGCCATCCGGCCTGCGGAAAAAAATTAGTAGTAACAAAACTACTAAACGAGTCATATCGGCCACATGCTAA
- the LOC113735426 gene encoding uncharacterized protein: MERFFNPKRVRSGESSNEPNISEPVQNQSCVELNLNDIVSDPKLRKSVEKFDISLRDHVRREYLTRGPCQPIGHMYPKTSFGKQHRSFQDSWYQKFVWLEYSISKDAAFCFWCFLFKTQNKGGRYAEDAFTKTGFNNWKKAMERFNEHIGAVNSCHNDARIQFESFQDQRHSVSNVLRSCGREIDIAYRTRLTAALDVTRFLLKQGLAFRGNDESTSSSNRGNFLELFEWYSQRNTEIFEVVNQNAPANNQLTSPMIQKDLAHACASEITSVIINDIGDNYFSLIVDESRDSSVKEQMGVVLRYVNKEGRVIKRFLAIVHVSDTTSLCLKDAIVCKRFNIVDIGNLLAM, encoded by the exons ATGGAGAGATTCTTTAATCCTAAACGAGTCCGTAGTGGTGAATCTTCAAATGAGCCTAATATTAGTGAACCAGTTCAAAATCAATCTTGTGTGGAATTGAATTTAAATGATATTGTTAGTGATCCGAAATTACGAAAATCAGTTGAGAAATTTGATATTTCTCTTCGAGACCATGTCCGAAGAGAGTATTTGACTAGGGGACCTTGCCAACCGATTGGCCATATGTATCCAAAAACATCATTTGGTAAACAACATAGAAGTTTCCAAGATAGTTGGTATCAAAAGTTTGTATGGTTAGAGTATAGCATATCGAAAGATGCGGCGTTTTGCTTTTGGTGCTTTCTtttcaaaacacaaaataaggGAGGTCGATATGCAGAGGATGCCTTTACAAAAACGGGATTCAATAATTGGAAAAAGGCAATGGAAAGATTTAATGAACATATTGGAGCTGTGAATAGTTGCCATAATGATGCTAGAATACAGTTTGAAAGTTTTCAAGATCAAAGGCATAGTGTGTCAAATGTGCTACGATCTTGTGGGCGCGAAATAGATATTGCATATCGCACCCGTTTAACTGCTGCTCTGGATGTGACCCGCTTTCTTTTGAAGCAAGGATTGGCTTTTCGTGGAAATGATGAGTCAACTAGTTCTTCAAATAGAGgcaattttcttgaattgtttgAGTGGTATAGCCAACGAAATACTGAGATTTTTGAGGTTGTAAATCAAAATGCTCCTGCAAATAATCAACTAACTTCTCCAATGATTCAAAAAGATCTGGCACATGCTTGTGCCTCAGAGATCACAAGTGTTATAATCAATGATATTGGAGACAATTATTTTTCCCTAATAGTTGATGAGTCTCGAGACAGTTCAGTGAAAGAGCAAATGGGAGTTGTTTTGAGATATGTGAACAAAGAAGGGCGTGTGATTAAACGTTTCCTTGCAATTGTACATGTGTCTGACACCACATCTCTTTGTTTGAAAGATGCAATT GTATGCAAGAGATTTAACATTGTGGACATTGGGAACTTGCTGGCAATGTAA